The following proteins are encoded in a genomic region of Ictalurus furcatus strain D&B chromosome 6, Billie_1.0, whole genome shotgun sequence:
- the gpr45 gene encoding high-affinity lysophosphatidic acid receptor, whose protein sequence is MSVCNASSLEQCGLLGPAEPELQKVEISLIPVVIRVALAAIMIFMITIGFLGNSVVCLIVYQKPAMRSAINLLLATLAFSDIMLSLLCMPFTAVTVASTDWSFGVGFCRASVMLYWFFVLEGVSILLIISVDRFLIIVQRQDKLTPHRAKVLIAASWALSFCVALPSVVSWRAGIIVERVPQCILGYSDSLAERGYMVLLAVAVFFVPFSVMLYSYMCILNTVRRNALRIHTHVAEDCAGLKLGLTGLQRPPQVNVDMSFKTRAFTTILILFIGFSVCWLPHTVVSLLAVFSRRFYFSPAFYPVSIGALWLSYLKAVFNPVIYCWRIRKFREACLDFMPKTCRLYPKVPGRSHRRIRPSNIYICSTETQSAV, encoded by the coding sequence ATGTCTGTATGTAATGCCAGCTCTCTGGAACAATGTGGACTGCTTGGACCAGCAGAGCCTGAGCTGCAGAAGGTTGAAATTAGTTTAATTCCTGTCGTGATTAGGGTGGCTTTGGCTGCCATCATGATCTTCATGATCACCATTGGTTTCTTGGGCAATTCAGTAGTGTGTTTGATCGTCTATCAGAAGCCAGCAATGCGATCAGCTATCAACCTGCTTCTAGCCACGCTAGCCTTCTCAGACATCATGCTCTCTCTGCTGTGTATGCCTTTCACCGCTGTGACTGTGGCCTCCACGGACTGGAGTTTCGGAGTAGGATTCTGCCGAGCCTCTGTCATGCTTTACTGGTTCTTTGTCCTGGAGGGTGTCTCCATCCTGCTCATCATCAGCGTGGATCGCTTTCTCATCATCGTGCAGAGGCAGGACAAGTTAACACCACATCGTGCCAAAGTTCTGATCGCAGCCTCATGGGCTTTGTCCTTCTGTGTGGCACTTCCATCAGTTGTAAGCTGGAGGGCTGGGATCATCGTGGAGCGGGTGCCCCAGTGTATCCTGGGATATAGTGACTCACTGGCAGAACGGGGTTACATGGTGCTGTTAGCAGTGGCAGTTTTCTTTGTTCCATTTAGTGTCATGCTGTACTCCTACATGTGCATTCTGAACACAGTGCGGAGAAATGCACTGCGCATTCACACCCATGTTGCTGAAGACTGCGCAGGGCTCAAGCTGGGTCTTACGGGTCTGCAGCGCCCCCCACAGGTCAACGTGGACATGAGCTTCAAAACCAGGGCCTTCACCACCATCCTGATCCTCTTTATTGGCTTCTCTGTGTGCTGGCTGCCTCATACAGTGGTGAGCCTATTGGCTGTTTTCAGTCGCCGCTTCTACTTCAGTCCAGCATTTTATCCAGTCAGCATAGGGGCTCTGTGGCTCAGTTACCTAAAGGCCGTATTTAACCCCGTCATCTACTGCTGGAGGATCCGCAAATTTCGTGAAGCCTGTTTAGATTTCATGCCCAAGACTTGCAGGCTCTACCCCAAGGTCCCGGGTCGAAGTCACAGGCGCATAAGACCCAGCAATATTTATATCTGTAGCACTGAGACCCAGTCTGCAGTTTAG
- the pou3f3a gene encoding POU domain, class 3, transcription factor 3-A, with translation MATAASNPYLASNSILSSSGSVVHSDSGGGMQPGSAAVTSVSAGYRGDPAGKMVQSEFMQGAMVASNGGHMLSHAHQWVTSLPHAAAAAAAAAAAAAAEAGSPWSTSPVGMAGSPQQQDVKSTSNRDDLHTGTSLHHRGTHGAHQAHQSAWAGTTAAAHISTITAGQQQSQQSLIYSQPGAFTVNGMLNPASSLVHPGLMRGESPEMDHGNHHHHHHHHHHPHHHPHQQQQHAHHPHAQHHGGVNSHDSHSDEDTPTSDDLEQFAKQFKQRRIKLGFTQADVGLALGTLYGNVFSQTTICRFEALQLSFKNMCKLKPLLNKWLEEADSSTGSPTSIDKIAAQGRKRKKRTSIEVSVKGALESHFLKCPKPSAQEITSLADSLQLEKEVVRVWFCNRRQKEKRMTPPGVGQTPEDVYSQVVNVSADTPPPSMDCKRMFTET, from the coding sequence ATGGCCACAGCGGCTTCCAATCCCTACCTGGCAAGCAACAGCATTCTCTCCTCATCAGGCTCGGTCGTGCACTCGGATTCCGGAGGTGGTATGCAGCCGGGAAGCGCTGCCGTTACTTCAGTGTCAGCCGGATACAGAGGAGATCCTGCGGGCAAAATGGTGCAGAGCGAATTTATGCAAGGAGCTATGGTGGCCAGTAACGGGGGCCACATGCTAAGCCATGCTCATCAGTGGGTCACCTCACTGCCTCACGCCgctgccgccgccgccgccgcagccgcagcagcagcagccgaAGCCGGATCGCCTTGGTCTACTAGTCCTGTGGGAATGGCGGGCAGCCCGCAGCAGCAAGATGTCAAGAGCACTTCAAACCGGGACGATCTTCACACCGGTACCTCGCTGCACCACCGAGGTACTCACGGAGCTCACCAGGCGCACCAAAGCGCATGGGCTGGCACCACAGCGGCGGCGCACATCAGCACCATCACCGCGGGCCAGCAGCAGTCTCAGCAGTCTCTCATTTACTCTCAACCAGGTGCGTTCACCGTCAACGGGATGCTCAATCCCGCCAGTAGTTTGGTTCACCCTGGTTTGATGCGCGGCGAATCACCCGAAATGGACCACGGcaaccaccatcaccaccaccatcatcatcatcatcctcaccatcacccccaccagcagcagcaacacGCGCACCATCCTCACGCGCAGCACCACGGCGGCGTGAACAGCCACGACTCGCACTCAGACGAGGACACGCCGACCTCCGACGACCTCGAGCAGTTCGCTAAGCAGTTCAAGCAACGTCGCATCAAGCTCGGCTTCACGCAGGCCGACGTCGGCTTGGCTCTCGGCACACTCTATGGCAACGTTTTCTCGCAGACCACCATCTGCAGGTTCGAGGCGCTGCAGCTTAGCTTCAAGAACATGTGCAAGCTCAAGCCGTTGCTGAACAAGTGGCTGGAGGAGGCCGACTCGAGCACAGGCAGCCCTACGAGCATCGATAAAATAGCGGCGCAGGGCCGCAAGCGCAAGAAGCGCACCTCCATCGAGGTGAGCGTAAAAGGGGCCTTGGAAAGTCACTTCCTCAAATGCCCTAAACCTTCTGCGCAGGAGATCACCTCCCTGGCGGACAGTCTGCAGCTGGAAAAGGAGGTGGTTCGTGTTTGGTTCTGCAACCGGAGACAGAAGGAGAAGAGGATGACACCGCCTGGTGTAGGCCAGACGCCGGAGGACGTGTACTCTCAGGTCGTCAACGTGAGTGCAGACACACCGCCCCCGTCCATGGACTGCAAACGTATGTTCACTGAGACATAG